The Mytilus galloprovincialis chromosome 11, xbMytGall1.hap1.1, whole genome shotgun sequence genome contains the following window.
TTCTTCAAAAATGAAGCGATTTCTCCGTGTTCGTCTTTTATAAGAAATTCTATGACTTGAATTTCGTTTTTCTTTATTGGtaaaaaaattggaaaagaaaaaatataattccaTGTACTCATATCCGTGGGAAATATTCTTCTCAAAAGAGAATACTGTATGTTAGGGAAAACATTTACTCCACTACATACATCACAAAACAAGTATAATTGATGATTGTTCTTTTTTGTAGCTTTTTGATCAATGTAAATATCTAACATCCCCAGTTTCCATTCACCTTGTAATTGTAAAACTTCATTTAAACACACTTTGAACTTGAATGGTGAATTATTAGGGTAATATGCATCTGATTGATCACTTCGAATGAAAATTATATGTTCCATTATGATAAGGATTGAATTTGTTCTTCTGGTATGTATTCGTCGTACGAAAGAGGCCACCCTTGAAAACGAACCAAGTACTCAGTTTTTCCTCGTCTTTTTctcttctttataattttttcaattatCCAAAGACTATTTTCATCTTTCTCTACTCGTTGGAGCTCACTAACATAAAAGGTCCCCCTTATAAATTcatctccttttatatttgaaacCCTGTAAAGATCGATATTTTGTTGTCTAAATCTTTGCACCACTTTGAATATCTCTTCAGTCCATCTTTGGCTATAAGATCGATCAAAAATATGAGCTATATTTGACAGTCGAACTAAAGAACCTATTTTATACTTGTATTGTTTTTTcctctttttgtttgtttgtacttttatttcttttgtttttttctctgttttacTTAAATACATCTCCCCCCAGATATCACTTTCGTTGTGTGGATTAACGTCTTTAGgtgcaatgttttgtaaacttCTATGTGGAGTACCATTATAATTTTGTAAGTTGTTAATATATTTATGTGTTCTATTCTTTGTGAAAAAgcgaaacattttgtttttaatagtttGTAGAACCCTTTCAGCGTAATTTGCATGAATTTCATTCTGAGCTGAAAAATGTCGAACACCGGTACTTTTAAATAACAACTGTGTCTTTTTGGCTAGAAATTCTTGTCCCTTATCAGTTCGAATTTTTTGCGGTTTTGCCTCACTGAATATCTTTTTAAATGCTGATGTGACTTCgtttcctgttttatttttcagtggTTGTAACCAAAGGTATcgtgaaaaacaatcaacaacaaCTAACAcgtatttgtaattttcattttctaaGGAAAATTGTTTTAGATCCATTAAATCAGCACCCCACAAATTATTCAACCCGGTGGTATACACTCTTATTCTTTTAAATGAACGACGAGGTGTTTTTTGTAAACTGTAATTATCTTGTGAATTCAACCACCGTCTTATTTTATACCGACTAACTTTTTTACCATCTGCATTCACGATATGATACAGTTTTTCAGCAGAGGCATATGCAGCTGGTCCACCCACATCATAATAATATTTACTCAGGAGAGTATCTAGTTCCTCATTCATACTTAACACAATTTGAACTGAATGcatacaacatttttttctttttttaagtaaaGTTTCACATATCCTTGATTTCACAGATAAAATTTATTAAGGAATGTAAATATTtacatctttttaatttttcttagtTCTTATGTGAAActttacttaaaaaaacaaaaaaaaaacaaaacaaaaaaaacaaacaaacaaacaaacaaacaaacgcaAAACCACACACTCCCACTATATcattaaataagaaaaacaaaagaataatttatatgtgtttttataatttattagtAGAAAAGATTTTATCTAACTCTTATAAAACACATATATACAGTCAAATTAAGTTCATATGTATATAACACACAAGTTCCCATATATACAGTCAAATTAAGTTCATATGTATATAACACACAAGTTCCCATATATACACATCACACAAGTTCCTGGTTTTCTTCTAAGACATTCATAATCTATTGATTTTCTTTGATGTTttctttaatgttttcttttttctaatcCTAGTGTTATAATCCACTTCCATATTCtgaaaaaagataagaaaaaataattatttaataactAAAATCATCACTTTACCAAAATCAACACTATACTAAAATATCTAATCACGTGATATCATACGTAATCgagaaaaaaggaagaaaaaatgGCTGCTACTTTgattttgtgtttgttgttttgtgtAGGGAGTGTAATGATTGTGGAAAGTGATATACATTTATCATCTTGTTACAGAGTGGAAGATTTGTTAGATTGTTCAAGGGAAACAGAAGAGAGATTTCGGGGAGAGGTGACTGATGATATAGAGAACATTCGTTTCAACAACATAAAGAGTAAAACACAGCTAGAAGATGTTGTATTTACCAACCATGTAACCATCATGTTAGAAAAATCAATGAATTTGTGCGGTGAATTAAATCATGATCTGATGATGATAGATGGGAAAATGTGTACAGTAAGTTTACGTTCATTTGATTTAAATGTCAACAGTTAACCCCATAAAAAAATTTGCATACATGAATATTCATTCCATATCTCAGTCACGTGACAAgattattttaacatttctaGAAATGACATGAATCTTCGTAGATGTTGATGAAAGAAATATTAATTACATCATGATTAAACTTCAAACGTTATCAATAACAATGAATTTCGTCATAACAAAGTTTATAtaccttttttttcttcatctaaTTAGAAGTTTTTTCATCCTTCCTGATAACTCCCTTTCTCTTATAAGATTAAACATGCAAGGATTATTTCTAACACTTACATCATCTTTCTTATCATCTTCCTCAGAACTGATTTCaatcacatttctttttttacactgtagaataaaaagtaaaactatTACCTATATTGtattaaacatttatattgtaaagaaattgtaaaaaagaaaactacacttaaaaataatatactttataaaatatgtttacttttAACTCTTTCTTAGTAATATTGTTAACACTATATAACTTAAAGTAAGTTAAATGTATACCTACATTTCTCTCTTGGTT
Protein-coding sequences here:
- the LOC143051378 gene encoding uncharacterized protein LOC143051378, which produces MAATLILCLLFCVGSVMIVESDIHLSSCYRVEDLLDCSRETEERFRGEVTDDIENIRFNNIKSKTQLEDVVFTNHVTIMLEKSMNLCGELNHDLMMIDGKMCTITKPTSKSLSDTSGSTTDNELMTDTVMFSNMKDDEEMTTLEILGCKYF